One window of the Populus nigra chromosome 4, ddPopNigr1.1, whole genome shotgun sequence genome contains the following:
- the LOC133691026 gene encoding monothiol glutaredoxin-S6-like: MPSKVSQQQCGNASESVMNVLIQEHNRLEPVITFSKSSSYMSHSIESLIRGFGANLTVYEVDKIPNGQQIERALVQLGFRQGVPVVFIGQQLVGNERKEMSLHVQKQTNLIAYTSSCNLGLE, from the exons ATGCCTTCTAAAGTCTCTCAACAACAATGTGGCAATGCATCTGAATCTGTGATGAATGTATTGATTCAAGAACATAACCGGCTTGAG CCTGTGATAACTTTCAGCAAGAGTTCTAGCTACATGAGCCACTCCATCGAGTCGCTTATACGTGGATTTGGAGCAAATCTAACAGTTTATGAGGTCGACAAAATTCCAAATGGACAACAAATTGAAAGGGCACTGGTGCAGCTGGGGTTTCGACAGGGAGTGCCTGTCGTGTTCATAGGCCAACAGCTGGTTGGCAACGAAAGGAAGGAGATGAGCCTCCACGTCCAGAAACAAACTAATCTCATTGCTTATACAAGCAGTTGCAATTTGGGTTTAGAATAA